The proteins below come from a single bacterium genomic window:
- a CDS encoding histidine phosphatase family protein, which produces MKIYLIRHGESVLNGRNVIQGQSDPPLSKTGVDQVELLAKSLTKEKFNFLYTSELMRAKQTAEVLSKDLGLPISFHKDLAEIFLGEWEGKTPEEVNREYNSGYEKWRKNPTKTLIPGAEHIPEFRKRVSGTFRNILKNHSDDDNIIIVAHAGTITAIICHILKGNFNKLITRMSLTNTGITYIQGYNKKLYITGINDSSHLCVSSLDAKEDIYLEK; this is translated from the coding sequence ATGAAAATTTATCTTATCCGCCACGGTGAATCAGTTTTAAACGGCAGGAATGTAATCCAGGGTCAAAGCGACCCGCCTCTTTCAAAGACCGGTGTTGACCAGGTTGAACTTCTGGCTAAAAGCCTGACAAAAGAAAAATTTAATTTTTTATATACCTCTGAACTCATGCGCGCTAAACAGACCGCAGAGGTCCTTTCCAAGGACCTTGGCCTGCCTATTTCATTCCATAAAGACCTCGCTGAAATCTTCCTTGGTGAATGGGAGGGTAAAACCCCTGAAGAAGTAAACAGGGAATATAACAGCGGGTATGAAAAATGGCGGAAAAACCCCACAAAAACCCTTATCCCGGGCGCTGAACATATACCGGAATTCAGGAAAAGGGTAAGCGGGACTTTCAGGAACATTCTTAAAAATCATTCAGACGACGACAATATTATCATCGTAGCCCATGCGGGAACTATCACCGCGATTATCTGCCATATTTTAAAAGGCAATTTCAACAAACTTATCACAAGAATGTCCCTCACGAACACAGGCATAACTTACATCCAGGGTTACAACAAAAAATTATACATTACCGGCATCAACGATTCATCCCATCTCTGTGTATCTTCCCTTGACGCAAAGGAAGATATTTATCTGGAGAAGTAA
- a CDS encoding methyltransferase domain-containing protein, with protein sequence MKKIVKKILSPFFYRFHSRNTGIKMEIKFWEKWLCEKGGKWREDFEYRVNPDSYVSGFHKEVIDLINKEEINVLDIGAGPLTAIGKKHLLKKINITAVDPLAGDYNLILKRYKIEPPVRTLNVSAEEITVIFRGRKFDWINAQNSLDHTADPISVINQIPALLSDNGVLSLFHEINEGLEEGYRGFHKWNFAPSDGGFTVWNPQKKEVFNDGDKGLKISTRVMEGNLLCIIKKIQP encoded by the coding sequence ATGAAAAAAATAGTTAAAAAAATATTATCGCCGTTTTTTTACCGCTTTCACTCCAGGAACACAGGCATTAAAATGGAGATAAAATTCTGGGAAAAATGGTTGTGTGAAAAAGGTGGAAAATGGAGAGAGGATTTCGAATACCGGGTAAATCCCGATTCTTATGTGTCTGGTTTCCATAAAGAGGTTATCGATTTGATCAACAAGGAGGAAATAAATGTTCTCGATATAGGTGCCGGGCCATTGACCGCGATAGGGAAGAAGCATCTTTTAAAAAAAATCAATATAACCGCCGTTGACCCCCTTGCCGGGGACTACAATTTGATTCTGAAAAGATATAAAATAGAGCCTCCCGTAAGGACCTTGAATGTTTCTGCCGAAGAGATTACAGTTATATTCCGCGGAAGAAAATTTGACTGGATTAATGCCCAAAATTCGCTGGATCATACAGCCGACCCCATAAGTGTAATTAACCAAATACCCGCTCTTTTATCGGATAACGGGGTATTGTCATTGTTCCATGAAATTAACGAGGGATTGGAAGAGGGCTATCGCGGATTTCATAAATGGAATTTTGCGCCGTCTGATGGAGGATTTACGGTGTGGAACCCTCAAAAGAAGGAAGTTTTCAATGACGGTGATAAGGGCTTGAAAATTTCAACAAGAGTAATGGAAGGGAATTTATTGTGCATTATTAAAAAAATTCAGCCGTAG
- a CDS encoding FAD-linked oxidase C-terminal domain-containing protein → MNEKIIQKLQNICGGENVLLKKEELENYSHDEIQEKKYFPDAVVTPSSKEEISKILVLANEEKFPVTPRGLGTGLTGGAVPLQGGIVLSMEKIKRILDIDSGNLMVITEPGVITGDLHKAVQKEGLFYPVDPASLDSCSIGGNIAENAGGPRAVKYGITRDYVCGLEAVLPNGEIISLGGKLIKNVAGYDLIGILTGSEGTLGIITKITLKLLSMPKERVALMVPFNDMEKASACVSEVLKSKIIPSAIEFVEKDGFLYSEKFLQKKFPYPKAEAYLIVELDGMKKDDLSSQYEILGNIFIENGAVDVLLAESPSEQERLWEARRRLFDSLKAESAVIDVEDTVVPRIKIPNMLKKVKEISKKYGVEIICFGHAGDGNIHLNILKKNIDDGKWDEIHPKILDEIFINVVSLGGSISGEHGIGLYKKPYLLLNIKQPALNVLKNIKKSFDPKNILNPGKIFDL, encoded by the coding sequence ATGAATGAAAAAATTATACAAAAACTGCAAAATATATGCGGTGGAGAAAATGTTCTTTTGAAAAAAGAAGAACTGGAAAATTACAGCCACGATGAAATACAGGAGAAGAAGTACTTCCCTGATGCTGTTGTGACACCTTCTTCAAAAGAAGAAATCTCAAAAATACTTGTCCTGGCCAATGAGGAAAAATTTCCGGTTACTCCGCGCGGATTGGGCACAGGTTTGACCGGGGGGGCGGTACCTTTACAAGGCGGCATTGTCCTCAGCATGGAAAAAATAAAGCGCATTCTCGATATTGATTCCGGTAACCTTATGGTTATAACTGAACCGGGCGTTATAACCGGGGATTTGCACAAGGCAGTCCAAAAAGAAGGCTTGTTTTATCCTGTTGACCCCGCAAGTCTGGACAGCTGCAGTATCGGAGGAAACATAGCCGAAAATGCCGGCGGCCCGCGGGCGGTAAAATACGGTATTACCCGCGATTACGTTTGCGGGCTGGAAGCTGTTTTGCCTAACGGTGAAATAATTTCACTTGGCGGGAAATTAATAAAAAATGTCGCAGGCTATGATTTAATCGGGATCCTGACCGGCTCAGAGGGCACACTCGGTATTATAACAAAAATTACGCTGAAGCTCCTTTCCATGCCAAAAGAGCGTGTCGCTTTAATGGTCCCGTTTAATGATATGGAAAAAGCGTCTGCATGCGTTTCGGAAGTATTAAAGTCAAAGATAATCCCGTCTGCCATTGAATTTGTTGAAAAAGACGGATTCCTGTATTCAGAAAAATTCCTGCAGAAAAAATTCCCATATCCAAAAGCCGAAGCTTATTTAATTGTAGAGCTGGATGGAATGAAAAAGGACGATTTGTCATCTCAATATGAAATTCTTGGCAATATCTTTATTGAAAACGGCGCGGTGGATGTGCTTTTGGCGGAAAGCCCTTCCGAACAGGAACGTTTATGGGAGGCAAGAAGGCGGCTATTCGACAGCCTCAAGGCTGAAAGCGCGGTCATTGATGTTGAAGACACTGTTGTTCCCAGGATTAAAATACCAAATATGTTAAAAAAAGTAAAAGAGATATCTAAAAAATATGGTGTGGAAATTATCTGTTTCGGCCACGCGGGGGACGGAAATATCCATCTGAATATCCTGAAAAAAAATATTGATGATGGAAAATGGGACGAAATACATCCAAAAATCCTGGACGAAATATTTATCAATGTAGTTTCCCTGGGCGGCAGTATATCGGGTGAACATGGAATAGGGCTTTATAAAAAACCTTATTTGCTTTTAAATATAAAACAGCCCGCTTTAAATGTATTAAAAAACATTAAAAAAAGTTTTGACCCGAAAAATATCTTAAACCCGGGAAAAATATTTGATCTCTGA